The nucleotide sequence TGTGGATCCACTCAGCGGACTTTTATTCTGGTCAGATGGTGGCGATAGTGGAAAAATTGAACGTTGCTCTATGGATGGCGATTCGTCTACGAGAGAAGTAATCGTGTGGAGGGATATTATCTCACCGAGTGGATTATGGCTGGATGTGATTAAAAAACAGATATACTGGATGGACGAAAACTTACTGAAAATCGAAGTGGCCGATTACAACGGTGAAAACCGAAATGTACTGTTGAGTGAAGGTATACAACAACCGTATTCGGTCACTCAAAGTATGGATATTCTGTACTGGACGGATCGGCAAACTAATGGCATTTATTCTTATAATACGACTGCCGGTGGTAACCCAACACTTGTGATGAACTACACGCAGTATTCTGCCACACCTGTCAGCTTGAGAATTTTCGACCCATCCATACAACCCGCCAAAGCAACGCCTTGCGATCTAAATAACGGAGGATGTTCCCATTTATGTCTACTTTCATCCGAATCACAAGGGTACTCTTGCGCTTGTCCAGATGGCTTCGAAGTCATTAATACGACGACGTGCGCCGATTCCATTCAATCGGTGATTCTGATAGTTCAGCGTACGAAAATCAGCACCATTTCTTTGGATTCGTCAGATTTTTACACTTACCAGATACCACTCGAGGGGATCAAGAATGCCACGAATATCGATTACGATATGGTCGAGAAACAGATTTATTGGACGGACAGAACACATAATACAATCCAAAGAGCAGACTTGAACGGCGATAGTCAAGAAAATCTTGTCGTAGATGTACAATGCGAAGGTATCGCTGTCGACTGGCTATCGAAGAATATTTATTTCGCCAATTCCGCTAGAAGAAGAATCGAAGTGCGAAAATTGAACGCAAAATATAGAAAATCCGTGATCGTCGATGGAATTGAATATCCGAAGGCTGTGGCTGTGTCACCTCAGCATGCATTTTTCTGGTGGACTGACTGTGACGAatcgtttccaaaaattgaacgtGTTAATTTGGACGgatcaaataggtaaatattctAATTTCTAACCCTTTATTGGAGGGTCTCTAGGTTCCCATGttggggaaacaaattgctttgaagagtgtGATAGAGTACCCTGCTCCATTGTccgaatcacaaaaaagttgagatttcgaagaaaaatcatgttggaaaatgaaagttttgtaTTCATTTGTTTAATTCTACCAAAGAAGTGAAAATTGACAAAGGCAGAAGAAAATTTGGTTTCCATCGTtttagaagtaggtacctagcccAGATTTCCTCCGATTCATACGAGCAAATCTCAGCAAGAAACCtcgattatgattttttgatcacatttcaaactcgaaaaaaataaaatgatgacgTTTAAAAAGTCAAATATGCGAATCATCTGTTAAAGCCGAaggcaaaaattaaattcatgatTTTCCAGGCGATTTACGTAAAGTTTCAAGTGCATAGAATATAAAGTTTTtcttactttcaaaatttttccaagacgTCGAAATTGGTATGAGCAACTAAAAATTTAGTATTCATTTTGAGAGCACAAGAGGCCCAATTTGCAGATCTACAATTCCAGCGAATTCTAGTCGGACAtatcttttataattttttggctaaatttcTTAATAATACTTATCGAAaactcccaaaaaaattttaaaatgcacaTTCAAAGTAATACAGTCATGGctcaaaaaaactaaaagtttttgttttttttttggtaggtaagtattttagtTTGGATTCTATGAcgacatttttcgaaatttcactCTTCTTCGACGCTTAATGTATCCCCAAACTGGTCATTAATGGGACCAAAACGCCTGATTTTTTCGATGTTATCGAATGAGGTatcaaaatgcatgtttttttcattttcagattctgttttttcctttttttttttttttttttttttgatacaccAAAAGACAGTCCAATCAGGCAttgtaggtactcaattttttccaaaaaaaaagtaactttagtagccaaaaaaatttgaagaagtgaaaaaagtcgaaaaacgcaggcaaatacattttaatgcagaaaacaaatcacctaaaaattagagaattttgtaaaaaattcaaaaaaagttgcaaaacaaaacattaggtacctactccaaTTAAAATCtaacgtacctagacctacctatgtattaccTGATAATAAACCTCGATCGAGATAttcataattttggcaaaaaactgaattttgtgTCAATTATCAGCAAAAAATTAGTAATGCATTTgcgcaattttcgtcaaaaaaattgagactttgaaaatttttggaaaaaagtgacactttaaggaatttttttcaaaaaggaggtttcttgctatttttggcaggaagcgaaactttgacaattttaggaaaaggCAAGACATTTCactaattttggacaaaaagttgaaactgaaaaactgaagaaataaaTGAGACCTTTTGacaagttttgataaaaaaaattgaaggggagAGGGAGCgagaattttagacaattttagcaaaaagcaacgGTTTTTGGCAATTATGGGTTAAAagttatacctatttttttcacaatttctgtGGGAAAAAGTGGTACTTCTTTGCAACTTTATGACGAAAAAACTAATCTTTTTGGCAACTGTTGgcgatttctggcaaaaaaatgagactgtAGTACTTTtaagtaaaaataaactcaagactttttcaaaaattttgttaaacgTGAGAATTtctaacaattttagcaaaaagcaaaacattttgccaattatgagcaaaaaatgagacgtttgagcaatttttcaaaaagtgaagctttttgaaattttttgcaaagtttttttgGAACCGatagtgtttttttgaaagcacCTTATTCTCCAACTTTGACAAttacctttttttatttttagatttttaccccaaaaaaattgttttaaaattgaatcacGGAAAACTTGTTCATAAAAACCCAGCAAGTCGTAAAAtttgggatgaaaaaaaatttagaggaaCGATCTCAACTCAAATTGGATGCAGAAGAGGATGGCAATAATGGTGCAAATTTTATTGCGCGCTCATTCAAagtcctttcaaaaaattgaattctcaaaGATTCGGAATTCAAAATcgtctgtcaaaatttcaagtgctgaagcgcgtttttcgatttttggtgaatttttgaaaatcaaattcaggtcaaaaatgagggaaaaaatcaaaattttaccaaattgaccaagaaagctgaaatttgggatataccctactttcgacatgccaaatcgattggaaactgtttcaaaccgttttgagcagttctggagcctccagcagatttttagaactcgaaattcccacaaaatttcatcaaatggagttggataactgaaatttactctgcaaacttaatttcaatacgctacgaagtcaactgcagagggatttcaagtaattttggagcctccagcgatttttttaaaattactggagcctccagcagatttttgaaactatgaatttctccaaaatttcatcaaacggagatggaaagtcgaaattcattctgcaaacttatttcaatacgctacgaagtcgactccaggtagatttcaagtcattttgaagcctacagcgactttttgaaaattactggagcctccagtcgatttctgaaacttgaaatttcccaaaatttcatcaaatgaagatggaaagtcaaaatttattctgcaaactaatttcaataagctacgaagtcgactgctggtggatttcaagtcgtttcggagactccagcgactggaaaattgaaatttccaaaaagtaaatggaagcttcaaaatcatttgaaaccaccatgtagtctgaaggaaaggaggagtcccgataaggccactttttgggccccgcacagttatcgactcgaccactcttgaaatgttgtaataaatgtcccaaatacgaatccgcggttggttaacccaaaatgaccattttttgggctccaggggttcccaaagttgtgaataaaaaaagaattttaggaaccactgagtattattttcaaaaactttttcagcgtaaaatatctgtttgaactcgataaacgaTATACGAGGTGATTTTTCCATTCTCGACCCTCtagggcagaaattgggggggttttgatttttggaaaattttggaaccacaattttgaacctaccccattaaaccccgctaaaaagcttttcacagttcattagtatctgaaagacctccatcctaccaattTTGAgcgcaataaaattttgcgctggtactcaaaaatccaattttccaatttttcgtaatttcgatgttttgggaacccctggaaaattagaaacctgcaatttgcgccaaacgtaacgttttgaagtgtatattcaataatctagatgaaaaagttgaataaagctctctgtatattcgtaattttgaaccctttttttggaaccccccactttaggcacccctgaaaaaggcgttgaagcatattttttcaaatgaattgaagaatttacatttgaaacacaccagcaagtgctcgataatttttcatatgagtTTTAccgtaactttcaaaattgggctattttgggtcaaattatAAGATTTTACTcctcgaaaaaacgttaaaatcacgttttcacgatttcaacgaagtaaaatctcagagtttgacccaaaaaacctcatttttgaaagttacaggataaatgaaatgaaaaattatcgaacactTGCTAGGGTGttttaaatgtaaattcttcaaattatttgaaaaaatatgtgtaaatgccttttttaggggtgcctaaagtgggaggctccaaaaaaagggttcaaaattacaaatatacagggagctttattgaactttttcatctagataattgaatatatacctcaaaacgttacgtttggcgcaaatcgcaggtttccattttttcaggggttcccaaaatatcgaaattacaaaaaattggaaaattggatttttgagtaccagcgcaaaattttattgagctcaaaatttggtaggatggaggtctttcagatactaatgaactgtgaaaagctttttagcggggttcaatggggtaggttcaaaattgtggttccaaaattttccaaaaatcaaaaccccccccAATTTGTGCCCTCGAGGGTCGAGAATGGAAAAATCACCTCGTATAACGaatatcgggttcaaacagatattttacgctgaaaaagtttttgaaaataattcttagtggttcctaaaattctttttttattcacaactttgggaacccctggagcccaaaaaatggtcattttgggttaactaaccacagaTTCCTATTttggacatttattacaacattttaagagtggtcgagtcgataactgtgcggggcccaaaaagtggccttatcgggactcctcctttctgcttgccaactccatttggtaaaatgttgcgggaatttaaagtttcaaaaatctgtactagaggctccagtaatttttaaaaagtcgctggaggctccaaaatgacttgaaccaacctgaagtcgcctcagagggtgttaaaattggagtatagagtaaatttctgctttccttctccattggatgaaattttttaaaattcaaagtttcaaaaatctgctggaggctccagtaatttttaaaaaatcgctggaggctccaaaacgacttgaaatccctctgcagttgacttcgtagcgtattgaaattagtttgcagagtaaatttcagttatccaactccatttgatgaaattttggtgggaattttgagttataaaaatctgctggaggctccagaactgctcgaaacggtttgaaacagtttccaatcgatttagcatgtcgaaagtagggtatatcccaaatttcagctttcttggtcaatttgataaaattttgatttttcccctcatttttgacctgaatttgattttcaaaaattcaccaaaaatcgaaaaacgcacttcagcgcttgaaattttgacaggtgataaatttttgcgtgatctttcaatctacctttgtacggtttgaaaaattctgtgcaagtcctatgttggaacgcaaaatctaacctttttttttgagtacaagggctagaaatgttccttaggactccccctttaagaaaaaagttgtcttggaggatcgggggggggggtgcattAGATCCTTGTGCGGGCACCCCGACTATCAAtgtaatcaataaaaatttgagtGTAATGTTTACACTCCTCAAAACAATTTGTTTCCCCAACATGGGAACTACTTGGAGAACCTCCAAATGATTAAAATATACAATTCTGCAGTTTTAATATTAATATGAAACTGTTACAGATTGATTCTAGTCAAAGACCAGATATCTTGCGCCAGCAGTATAACCTTAGACCTCACCACTTCGGAGCTGTTCTGGGCTGACACCGATTTACGCACCATCGAAGTAGCAAACATGCTGAATGGCCAAAATCGCCGCACCATTGCTCAAGAGGATCAATGGCCTATCATTTGGGGTATCACCAACCTAGGCGAGTACTTATTCCAGATCAATTGGAACATGAAAAAGTTGCAACAAATCGATAAACTGACTGGCCAAGATAGAACTTCAATCGTGCCAAATTTACCCGATGCCATGGCCGTCAAAGCGATCAACATGTCGTCTAAATTGCAGTTCACCAATCCATGTTACGTAAGTAATGGCGACTGTGATCAGTTTTGTTTCTATCAGCCCGATGGAAATGTCCTATGTGACTGTGAAATCGACTACGAATTGAAACCAGATGGTAAAGGTTGCGTTATTTCAAACGCTTTCGTTATCATTCAAAGTGCAGACGAACTACGTAAAATAAGCGTTCGAAATAGTTCAAGTACTCAAATTGTGTCGACCTTTGATGTAAATTCTGTGAGTGCTTTCGATGCCGATGTCACCTATTTGCAGACTACAGTTTATTCGGCGGATAATCGATTCAACGTGATTAATCAAACTTCTTTGAATGGGTTGGAAACTGAAACCTTCATCGACTTTGATCTACACTCACCGGTTTCAATTCAAGTCGATCGAATTGGATCGAATTTATATTGGATTGATGCGATCAGCAAAAGAATTGAAGTTTGTTCGCTGAATGGTAAATATAGAAAAGTActattctggaaaaatttaaacgatCCGAGAAATTTAATCCTATATCATAAGGCAGGTCTCATGTACTGGTCTGAATGGGATGGTCAAACCGGTGCTATCTTCGAAGCAGCTATGGATGGTTCTTCAAAACTGAGAATTGATGTGGAAGTGAAACAGATCGATGGATTAGCAATTGACTCAGGCCAACATTCGTTGTATTGGTCGCAATCACAAGCTGATCTTTCTAGCATACATATGTATGATATGATTGGAAAACATATCAAAGTAATCGTCTCTGGTACGTTATTGAAACCTACATCTTTAACAATCCATCAAAATGATCTATTCTGGATTAATCGCAGCAATCAATCGATTATTCGTGCTAATAAATCGAACGGTAATAACCCTACTCTATTTTATACTCAAGAGAAAGAAATTATTGATTTCAGTTTGGTTGATGGTAATTTCACCGATGAAAACGAAGAATATCCGAATTGCAAGGAGTGTAATCATCTCTGTCTTATTAAACCAGACCATAAAAATAATAAGATAGATCATTCCTGCGCTTGTCCTAcacattttgagttgaaaaatggcaGTTGTCATCCGCCAGAAA is from Planococcus citri chromosome 1, ihPlaCitr1.1, whole genome shotgun sequence and encodes:
- the LOC135849888 gene encoding low-density lipoprotein receptor-related protein 6-like: MNIVLWIIIQVSILSTPSALAQQSLLFSTTRDIRILKNPAQPNEHEVIVHVPNSQSVVLGTDYCFNESLICWGEANVREINCVSSTTTTTTTNTALNSSNISNYVKTGDTYNLVKLACDWLTSKLYWTDHTANRIEVISLKTRYRKILIRRSIDRIRDIAVDPLSGLLFWSDGGDSGKIERCSMDGDSSTREVIVWRDIISPSGLWLDVIKKQIYWMDENLLKIEVADYNGENRNVLLSEGIQQPYSVTQSMDILYWTDRQTNGIYSYNTTAGGNPTLVMNYTQYSATPVSLRIFDPSIQPAKATPCDLNNGGCSHLCLLSSESQGYSCACPDGFEVINTTTCADSIQSVILIVQRTKISTISLDSSDFYTYQIPLEGIKNATNIDYDMVEKQIYWTDRTHNTIQRADLNGDSQENLVVDVQCEGIAVDWLSKNIYFANSARRRIEVRKLNAKYRKSVIVDGIEYPKAVAVSPQHAFFWWTDCDESFPKIERVNLDGSNRLILVKDQISCASSITLDLTTSELFWADTDLRTIEVANMLNGQNRRTIAQEDQWPIIWGITNLGEYLFQINWNMKKLQQIDKLTGQDRTSIVPNLPDAMAVKAINMSSKLQFTNPCYVSNGDCDQFCFYQPDGNVLCDCEIDYELKPDGKGCVISNAFVIIQSADELRKISVRNSSSTQIVSTFDVNSVSAFDADVTYLQTTVYSADNRFNVINQTSLNGLETETFIDFDLHSPVSIQVDRIGSNLYWIDAISKRIEVCSLNGKYRKVLFWKNLNDPRNLILYHKAGLMYWSEWDGQTGAIFEAAMDGSSKLRIDVEVKQIDGLAIDSGQHSLYWSQSQADLSSIHMYDMIGKHIKVIVSGTLLKPTSLTIHQNDLFWINRSNQSIIRANKSNGNNPTLFYTQEKEIIDFSLVDGNFTDENEEYPNCKECNHLCLIKPDHKNNKIDHSCACPTHFELKNGSCHPPENFLLISSSKNTLHRFINDNEDPDVLMPVAGMKETLAIEYDPITEYVYWIDGNDKAIKRSHMTRPVAQIEVVFRSDQGDDGLFNFHDLALDPYNRLLFWSCSSTNSINAVRLDEEISHLGPVFTGVDRKPRKIAIHAEKALIFWTDDGSVPSIGRTQLGDRYIERIDTDNRIVDAIAVDTQSNLLFYSYNQMIFSSDLSGDKKTLIMRTTSSKITTLAILDSFIYYGADYKEMPSTIEKIEKVPSHNSSHVTVLTAQVTDLISVKSLSLSDLSSHPCGNINRTKCSHFCIPVPEFPDKMRCSCLPNFELNDDAISCSSHPTMVPGNETDFRCGVKSEQKIPNFKRCDGILDCENGTDEENCWMCTEHKFRCLNRQCVDQSEVCDGRWDCFDGSDEKCCSENLFLCVTNGKCVSNLSFCDETRNCDDGSEYDWADYFHIVAASVMLFLIFLIAYVTWMRKRNRDKPTGERALEEMMLRAGNKYSTKDANGQNYKTETSPSSKALIEKRRKSSEFRQCVMSM